The Oleiphilus messinensis DNA segment GAAGCTGTGCCACTGGATGTCCGGATTGAGCGCTTAAGGCCTACAATAATGATAAATTTAAGCGGCGTATAATAGATTGAATCTTAAACATCATATCCATGCACAAACCTTCCCCGAAGGGGAATCCTAATATAGCCGGTGGTTTCAACCACCGGTTCATGTACAACCACACCCAGCCCTGAAGGGGCGGTATCAATGGATATCATCCCGTGCCGGTGGTTAAAACCACCGGCTATATGTCATTTCCCTTACAGGGAAAACAGATCACTTCAAAACAGTGTTTACCCACAGATTTATTGAGAGCATAATGGATATACCTTACGTATATCCATGTGGAGAGAAATATGACATCTACCACTGTATTTAAAAGCAATCAATCACAAGCTGTCAGGTTACCAAAAGATGTGGCTTTCCCTGAGTCCGTAAAAAGAGTTGAAATTGTTAAAATCGGCAACGCCCGTCTAGTTACCCCAGCAGAGCATCTTTGGGATGACTGGTTTGATGACGAAGGTGTTTCTGATGACTTCATGAATGATAGGGATCAACCAGAACACCAGGAAAGAGAGGCGTTTTAGATTGCTGCACATGCGAGAAGCTTAGGGTTGGTATTAGTCACAAATAATGTCAATGAATTCAGTAGAGTGGCGGGTTTACGCATTGAAAACTGGCTAGATACATAACGCTACTAACGGCCCGAAATCGCTCACATAAAAATGACATGCCTAAACGGCTAGCAATGGATGGAATACTGACAAATCAGATCCATGCACGAACCTTCCCCGAAGGGGAATCATCATATAGCCGGTGGTTTCAACCACCGGTTCATATACAACCACACCCAGCCCTGAAGGGGCGATAGCAATGGATATCATCCTGTGCCGGTGGTTAAAACCACCGGCTATATCACGCGACCCCTTCGGGGTAACTATTCCCCTGCAATATCCCCCAAATGCATTCCAGTCGCTGTTTGACCAGAACAGGTGTTTGAATGAAATCATGAATCTTTAAACCGTTGTTATCCCTCGCTTAAGCC contains these protein-coding regions:
- the vapB gene encoding type II toxin-antitoxin system VapB family antitoxin, producing MTSTTVFKSNQSQAVRLPKDVAFPESVKRVEIVKIGNARLVTPAEHLWDDWFDDEGVSDDFMNDRDQPEHQEREAF